The genome window GTTATAAGAACTACGTAGGTCCCTTTTAAGGCGTCTTTCCGGGAGGGCCACGTCACCCTCTTTGCCTCCAGATATACTTCTCTGAAGTAGTCTTTAACCGTTTCGGTTACTTTCTTGAAATCCATGGTGTCTCCATTGTGAACAGGCCAGGAGGGATTCGAACCCCCAACACCCGGATTTGGAGTCCGGTGCTCTATCC of Syntrophorhabdaceae bacterium contains these proteins:
- the secE gene encoding preprotein translocase subunit SecE encodes the protein MDFKKVTETVKDYFREVYLEAKRVTWPSRKDALKGTYVVLITTVIAAAFLGIVDVGLAKIVQTILRG